One stretch of Halapricum desulfuricans DNA includes these proteins:
- a CDS encoding YeeE/YedE family protein, which translates to MSDRSPAFYGVVLLGGLIFGFGLGLSQMARPEVVLDFLQFEDFGLLFVMGGGAAVTAVTFAVVPRLFDRAPLTGDTFDRRLKSFDRNVVIGGSIFGVGWGLSGICPGAAYASVGIGNFPILVAIGGMFLGAYAQGYWRSYRQRTDATVSPAD; encoded by the coding sequence ATGAGCGACCGCTCGCCGGCGTTTTACGGCGTCGTCCTCCTCGGCGGGCTGATCTTCGGCTTCGGGCTCGGACTGAGTCAGATGGCCCGCCCGGAGGTCGTGCTCGATTTCCTGCAGTTCGAGGACTTCGGCCTGCTGTTCGTGATGGGCGGCGGCGCGGCCGTCACGGCAGTCACCTTCGCCGTCGTCCCGCGGCTGTTCGACCGAGCGCCCCTCACGGGCGATACCTTCGACAGGCGGCTCAAGTCCTTCGACCGCAACGTCGTCATCGGCGGGTCGATCTTCGGCGTCGGCTGGGGCCTCTCGGGGATCTGTCCCGGTGCCGCCTACGCGAGCGTCGGGATCGGTAACTTCCCCATCCTCGTCGCGATCGGCGGGATGTTCCTCGGCGCGTACGCGCAAGGCTACTGGCGCTCCTACCGACAGCGGACCGACGCGACTGTCTCCCCCGCCGACTGA
- a CDS encoding universal stress protein, with the protein MRAVYATDLSSAIDTAIDSRVCLKCLGRYGIKEIDLITVTSPNVTTGMPGSDIGSRTKKGLERQKTQLESEGFTVNTHVVRGTPHRRINGLAEQVHADLIIAGSRGQSPLKQRFIGGTVKNLARTTVSPLLVQRIVRRDGSPEVANKHLFQRMLYATDFSENAERAFEQFKRTRTATHEATLLHVAPPERRAGGEEVEDAEERLESMAESLQEKGIETTTMLREGEAVEEILAAEDEVDPTTILLGGRGRSRLRRLLLGSTSEDVTARADSNVLLVPPAR; encoded by the coding sequence ATGCGCGCAGTATACGCGACGGACCTGTCATCGGCGATCGACACGGCGATCGACTCGCGGGTGTGTCTGAAGTGTCTCGGCCGATACGGGATCAAGGAGATCGACCTCATCACGGTAACCAGCCCCAACGTCACGACGGGGATGCCCGGCAGCGACATCGGGAGTCGAACGAAGAAAGGCCTCGAGCGCCAGAAGACACAGCTCGAATCGGAGGGGTTCACAGTCAACACCCACGTCGTCCGCGGGACGCCACATCGGCGGATCAACGGCCTCGCGGAGCAGGTCCATGCCGACCTCATCATCGCGGGTTCCCGGGGTCAGAGCCCGCTCAAGCAACGATTCATCGGGGGCACGGTCAAAAACCTCGCCCGGACGACGGTCAGCCCGCTGCTGGTGCAGCGGATCGTCAGGCGCGACGGATCGCCGGAGGTCGCAAACAAGCACCTCTTCCAGCGGATGCTGTATGCAACCGACTTCTCGGAGAACGCCGAACGAGCCTTCGAACAGTTCAAGCGGACGAGAACGGCGACCCACGAGGCGACGCTGTTGCACGTCGCACCCCCGGAGCGTCGTGCTGGCGGCGAGGAAGTCGAAGACGCCGAGGAGCGCCTCGAATCGATGGCCGAGTCCCTGCAGGAGAAGGGAATCGAGACGACGACGATGCTCCGCGAAGGGGAAGCCGTCGAGGAGATCCTGGCCGCCGAAGACGAGGTCGATCCGACGACGATCCTCCTCGGCGGCCGGGGACGCAGCCGGTTGCGCAGACTCCTCCTGGGGAGCACCTCCGAAGACGTCACGGCCAGGGCGGACAGCAACGTCCTGCTCGTCCCGCCGGCGCGCTAG
- a CDS encoding TIGR00266 family protein, whose product MEYDIEHRPSYALLTAELNQGEQLQAEAGAMVSHTDGIEIETSASGGVLDSIKRKAFGGESFFMNTFTAERPGHVTLAPPLPGDMVHYRLDHESLYVQSGSFVAAHPDVNIDTEFGGGKTFFGGEGLFLLELDGSGPAFLSSYGAIESRELDPGESYTVDTGHIVAFEGSTDFSVRKVGGLKSTLFSGEGLVCEFSGPGTVWLQTRSPDAFLSWLVPNLPSGDGGGRDGGFSIDF is encoded by the coding sequence ATGGAGTACGATATCGAACATCGACCGTCCTACGCGCTCCTGACGGCCGAATTGAACCAGGGGGAACAGCTGCAGGCCGAGGCCGGAGCGATGGTCAGCCACACCGACGGCATCGAGATCGAGACCAGCGCGAGCGGCGGAGTGCTGGACTCGATCAAGCGAAAGGCGTTCGGCGGCGAATCGTTCTTCATGAACACCTTCACCGCCGAGCGACCGGGCCACGTGACGCTCGCGCCGCCCTTGCCGGGTGACATGGTCCATTACCGGCTGGATCACGAGTCGCTGTACGTCCAGTCGGGGTCGTTCGTCGCCGCCCACCCCGACGTCAACATCGATACCGAGTTCGGCGGCGGCAAGACCTTCTTCGGCGGGGAAGGGCTGTTCCTGCTCGAGCTGGACGGGTCCGGTCCAGCGTTTCTCTCCAGTTACGGCGCGATCGAGTCCCGCGAACTCGATCCCGGCGAGTCCTACACCGTCGATACGGGCCATATCGTCGCGTTCGAGGGGTCCACGGACTTCTCGGTCCGGAAGGTCGGCGGCCTGAAGTCGACGCTGTTCAGCGGCGAGGGACTCGTCTGTGAGTTTTCCGGCCCGGGGACCGTCTGGTTGCAGACCCGCAGCCCGGACGCGTTCCTCTCGTGGCTCGTCCCGAACCTGCCGAGCGGCGACGGCGGGGGTCGCGACGGCGGATTCAGTATCGACTTCTAG
- a CDS encoding DUF402 domain-containing protein has protein sequence MSDTTRLKIRGIYTTALTRLFATSDEFEVVQPSPPIDDRFDRAFDLAPAAATLFTSDDRQGVGVVGPAAPDVRERLAAVGVDTFTWRDPAARGSVWDATITETNSGGAIVDLDERSAFLPFSNVDSHVETGDTVRVQVTEPRSPWDDGRPVVDSTVRVQRPLVTLVRDGADGGHGGPELADLLSTDPPDGWRATWSHAADDAGLDALGEALETAVERAEELDDALDETEPTGETPRIVFEGQPTVWAWFGRESRFELDDLRASVTTTMPGHHRIKAGDERASAAVDFAEAVGGGDGEFPFEAVSRQFGPTEGDTVAIDHGKPAGHCIRLGRGEVTEYDSSGTVWVEREMSPGGTYDGLGIERRAGDVARTKFTEGKWWYPTIYESEGGETRGTYVNVCTPVEIFPGSVRYVDLHVDVLKHADGTVERVDDDELDAAVEAGDVSEQLAAKARSIASAVENALS, from the coding sequence ATGAGTGACACGACTCGTCTGAAGATCCGGGGGATCTACACCACTGCACTGACTCGCCTGTTCGCGACGAGCGACGAGTTCGAGGTCGTCCAGCCCTCACCGCCGATCGACGATCGGTTCGATCGGGCGTTCGATCTCGCGCCGGCGGCGGCGACGCTGTTCACGAGCGACGACCGACAGGGCGTCGGCGTCGTCGGGCCGGCCGCTCCCGACGTGCGCGAGCGACTGGCGGCGGTCGGCGTTGATACGTTCACGTGGCGCGACCCGGCGGCCCGCGGTTCGGTCTGGGACGCGACGATCACCGAGACGAACAGCGGCGGGGCGATCGTCGACCTCGATGAGCGGTCGGCCTTCCTGCCGTTCTCGAACGTCGACAGTCACGTCGAGACGGGCGACACCGTCCGAGTGCAGGTGACAGAACCCCGCTCTCCCTGGGACGACGGCCGGCCGGTCGTTGACTCGACCGTGCGCGTCCAGCGCCCGCTGGTCACGCTCGTCCGAGACGGCGCGGACGGCGGGCACGGCGGTCCGGAGCTCGCGGATCTGCTCTCGACCGATCCACCGGACGGTTGGCGCGCGACGTGGAGCCACGCGGCCGACGACGCCGGTCTCGACGCCCTCGGGGAGGCGCTGGAAACTGCCGTCGAACGCGCCGAGGAACTCGACGACGCCCTCGATGAAACGGAACCGACCGGGGAGACACCCCGGATCGTCTTCGAGGGCCAACCGACGGTCTGGGCGTGGTTCGGGCGCGAGTCGCGCTTCGAACTGGATGATCTCCGAGCGTCGGTGACGACGACGATGCCCGGCCACCACCGGATCAAGGCCGGCGACGAGCGCGCGAGCGCCGCTGTCGACTTCGCCGAGGCCGTCGGTGGCGGCGACGGAGAGTTCCCTTTCGAGGCCGTCTCGAGGCAATTCGGCCCCACAGAGGGGGACACGGTCGCCATCGACCACGGCAAGCCCGCGGGCCACTGTATCCGGCTGGGCCGGGGTGAGGTGACAGAGTACGACTCCTCGGGGACGGTCTGGGTCGAACGCGAGATGTCCCCCGGCGGCACCTACGACGGACTCGGGATCGAGCGACGGGCCGGCGACGTCGCCCGGACGAAGTTCACCGAGGGCAAGTGGTGGTATCCGACGATCTACGAGAGTGAGGGCGGCGAGACGCGTGGCACCTACGTCAACGTCTGCACGCCGGTCGAGATCTTCCCCGGGAGCGTCAGGTACGTCGATCTGCACGTCGACGTCCTCAAACACGCCGACGGCACGGTCGAACGGGTCGACGACGACGAACTCGACGCGGCCGTCGAAGCGGGCGACGTCTCCGAGCAACTGGCGGCGAAGGCGCGCTCGATCGCCAGTGCCGTCGAGAACGCGCTGTCGTGA
- a CDS encoding preprotein translocase subunit Sec61beta, whose product MSSSDSGGLMSSAGLVRYFDAEDRNAITMDPRSVVAFGAMFGVLVLVLNAL is encoded by the coding sequence ATGAGCTCCAGCGACAGCGGCGGACTGATGTCGAGTGCCGGTCTCGTCCGGTACTTCGACGCCGAGGACCGAAACGCGATCACGATGGATCCCCGTTCGGTGGTCGCGTTCGGCGCGATGTTCGGCGTGCTCGTGCTCGTTCTGAACGCCCTGTGA
- a CDS encoding CBS domain-containing protein, translating into MDIADIATSEYVAVDADERLGKVRSIFERDNPKGIIVTNDGDYAGVITQKQLVQSHVEDQTKASAMTQHAPKVERTADVRETARVLVEGGIKVAPVFEAGSLWGVVTDDAILEAVLENLDALTVEQIYTDSVTSIDEGAQVGQAINKLRENGISRLPVVDEDGRLSGMVTRHDIVDVVVRDMDKSTVGERAGDVDRILDLPIYDVMNSPVETTTLEASVKDAVETMFEYDYAGLVVTPEEDTSLVAGIITKTDVLRALTFTEQNHMDVQITNINLLDTISREDVRIGIEDVADKYQDMQVHHAHVRFHEHKEKLRGTPLIQCQIRLRTNKGQLAGSGEGYGAQTAFNVALDKLQRNVLEQKGIESDEEYRGQVLRKLGEL; encoded by the coding sequence ATGGATATTGCTGATATTGCTACCAGCGAATACGTCGCAGTCGACGCCGACGAACGCCTCGGGAAGGTCCGTTCGATCTTCGAGCGGGATAATCCCAAGGGGATCATCGTGACCAACGACGGCGACTACGCGGGCGTAATCACCCAGAAACAGCTGGTACAGTCGCACGTCGAGGACCAGACCAAAGCGAGCGCGATGACCCAGCACGCCCCGAAGGTCGAGCGGACGGCCGACGTCCGCGAGACCGCCCGCGTCCTCGTGGAGGGCGGGATCAAGGTCGCGCCGGTGTTCGAGGCCGGAAGTCTGTGGGGCGTCGTGACCGACGACGCGATCCTCGAGGCCGTCCTCGAGAACCTCGACGCGCTGACCGTCGAGCAGATCTACACCGACAGCGTCACCTCGATCGACGAAGGCGCGCAGGTCGGACAGGCGATCAACAAGCTCCGGGAGAACGGCATCTCCCGCCTGCCGGTCGTCGACGAGGACGGTCGCCTCTCCGGGATGGTCACCCGCCACGACATCGTCGACGTCGTCGTCCGGGACATGGACAAATCGACGGTCGGAGAACGCGCGGGCGACGTCGATCGTATTCTGGATCTCCCGATCTACGACGTGATGAACAGCCCCGTCGAGACGACGACGCTCGAGGCGTCCGTCAAAGACGCCGTCGAGACGATGTTCGAGTACGACTACGCGGGGCTGGTCGTCACGCCCGAGGAGGACACGTCGCTGGTGGCTGGTATCATCACCAAGACCGACGTCCTCCGTGCGCTGACGTTTACCGAACAGAACCACATGGACGTCCAGATCACTAACATCAACCTCCTCGATACGATCTCGCGCGAGGACGTCCGGATCGGCATCGAGGACGTCGCCGACAAGTACCAGGACATGCAGGTCCATCACGCCCACGTCCGGTTTCACGAACACAAGGAGAAACTCCGCGGGACGCCGCTGATCCAGTGTCAGATCCGGCTGCGGACCAACAAGGGGCAGCTGGCCGGGTCCGGTGAGGGCTACGGCGCACAGACCGCGTTCAACGTCGCGCTCGATAAGCTCCAGCGCAACGTCCTCGAACAGAAGGGCATCGAGAGCGACGAGGAGTACCGCGGACAGGTGCTCCGGAAACTGGGCGAACTGTAG
- the pyrB gene encoding aspartate carbamoyltransferase encodes MRHEHIISAKQLSRADIEEVLDHAAEIAADPGAYADRHAGTLLGLLFFEPSTRTKMSFTAAIKRLGGDVVDMGPVEYSSVKKGESLADTVRVVEGYADALVMRHPSEGSAQMAAEFVDVPLLNGGDGAGQHPTQTLLDLYTIRENAGLDDLTIGIMGDLKYGRTVHSLAHALTNFDVHQHFISPESLQLPRSVRYDLHEEGATIREHTGLEEVLPSLDVLYVTRIQEERFPDENEYREVAGEYQIDAGTLEAASDDLTVMHPLPRVDEIDHDVDDTEHATFFEQAHNGVPVRMALLDLLLEGQ; translated from the coding sequence ATGCGTCACGAGCACATCATCAGCGCGAAACAGCTCTCCAGAGCGGACATCGAGGAGGTGCTGGACCACGCTGCCGAGATCGCGGCCGATCCGGGGGCCTACGCGGATCGCCACGCCGGGACGCTGCTCGGCCTGCTCTTCTTCGAGCCGAGCACCCGGACGAAAATGAGTTTCACCGCGGCGATCAAGCGACTCGGCGGCGACGTCGTCGACATGGGGCCGGTGGAGTACTCAAGCGTCAAGAAGGGCGAGAGCCTCGCCGACACGGTACGGGTCGTCGAGGGGTACGCCGACGCGCTGGTCATGCGCCATCCCAGCGAGGGGTCGGCACAGATGGCAGCGGAGTTCGTCGACGTGCCGCTGCTCAACGGCGGCGACGGGGCCGGCCAGCACCCGACGCAGACCCTGCTGGACCTGTATACGATCCGGGAGAACGCGGGGCTTGACGACCTGACGATCGGGATCATGGGGGATCTGAAGTACGGGCGGACGGTCCATTCGCTCGCCCATGCGCTGACGAACTTCGACGTCCACCAGCATTTCATCAGTCCCGAGAGCCTGCAGCTCCCGCGCTCGGTCCGGTACGACCTCCACGAGGAAGGTGCGACCATCCGGGAACACACCGGCCTCGAGGAGGTCTTACCGTCGCTCGACGTGCTGTACGTCACGCGAATTCAGGAGGAGCGGTTCCCGGACGAGAACGAGTACCGCGAGGTCGCCGGCGAGTACCAGATCGACGCCGGGACGCTCGAGGCCGCGAGCGACGACCTGACCGTCATGCACCCGCTCCCGCGGGTCGACGAAATCGATCACGACGTCGACGACACCGAGCACGCGACCTTCTTCGAACAGGCGCACAACGGCGTCCCGGTCAGGATGGCGCTGCTCGATCTCCTGCTGGAGGGACAATAA
- the pyrI gene encoding aspartate carbamoyltransferase regulatory subunit, whose translation MSDNQKLRVSKIHNGTVIDHIAGGQALNVLAILGIDGTDGEPLSIVMNVPSDRLGTKDIVKIEGRELSEAEVDVLSLIAPAATINIIRDYDVVEKHRVSRPETVVGVLECPNQHCITTENEPIESRFEVLDEGVRCVYCDTIIREDLAAHILAG comes from the coding sequence ATGAGCGACAACCAGAAACTCCGCGTCAGCAAGATCCACAACGGGACCGTCATCGACCACATCGCCGGCGGACAGGCGCTAAACGTCCTCGCGATCCTCGGCATCGACGGGACCGACGGCGAACCGCTCAGCATCGTCATGAACGTGCCCAGCGACCGGCTGGGAACCAAAGACATCGTCAAGATCGAGGGTCGGGAACTCAGCGAAGCCGAGGTCGACGTCCTCTCGCTGATCGCGCCCGCCGCGACGATCAATATCATCCGCGACTACGACGTCGTCGAGAAACACCGCGTGAGCCGCCCGGAGACGGTCGTCGGTGTGCTCGAATGTCCCAACCAGCACTGTATCACCACCGAAAACGAACCGATCGAGTCCCGATTCGAGGTCCTCGACGAGGGCGTACGATGTGTCTACTGCGATACGATCATCCGCGAGGACCTGGCGGCACACATCCTCGCCGGGTGA
- a CDS encoding cob(I)yrinic acid a,c-diamide adenosyltransferase — MKIYTGRGDDGLTDLRDMSQVSKASPRIEAYGTVDEVNALVGVVRPLEYEDVEDCLREVQNQLHVVQADFATPEPAEDDPVVTESHVEAVEEWIDEFDAELDPLEQFVLPSGSEPGAKLHHARAVCRRAERRAVELAGTQPEINERAIVYLNRLSDLLFTLARVVNKREGNREEHPTY; from the coding sequence ATGAAGATCTATACCGGCCGCGGTGACGACGGACTGACAGACCTGCGGGACATGTCGCAGGTCTCGAAAGCGAGTCCCCGGATCGAAGCCTACGGGACCGTCGACGAGGTCAACGCGCTCGTCGGCGTCGTGCGACCCCTCGAGTACGAGGACGTCGAGGACTGTCTGCGCGAGGTGCAAAACCAGTTGCACGTCGTGCAGGCCGACTTCGCGACGCCCGAACCCGCCGAGGACGACCCGGTCGTGACCGAATCGCACGTCGAAGCGGTCGAAGAGTGGATCGACGAGTTCGACGCGGAACTTGACCCCCTCGAGCAGTTCGTGCTTCCCAGCGGATCCGAGCCGGGCGCGAAACTCCACCACGCGCGGGCGGTCTGTCGGCGCGCCGAGCGTCGCGCGGTCGAACTCGCCGGGACGCAACCCGAGATCAACGAACGAGCGATCGTCTATCTCAACCGGCTGTCGGACCTGCTGTTCACGCTCGCGCGCGTCGTCAACAAGCGCGAGGGGAACCGCGAGGAACACCCGACGTACTGA
- a CDS encoding GNAT family N-acetyltransferase: protein MNVRPATPADRPAIRDIARRSLQTSYSLSPQAITSAIEEWYTEDNLCDRLNDGDRLLLVAERDGQVVGFSESTLEDAVVFDDTDSQQKAMLLWLHVDPSYRGERIGTDLFEATRERLRERGASTIQGRVLAENSEGNGFFERLGFQRVGRRDVEIASRTHVENIYVEEPSGLTACETSAGETVYVDRDDAERGSLGPFYPVYADQTRGERYGYYCGSCKQLANAMDAMGRIECDDCGNSRKPTRWDAAYM from the coding sequence ATGAACGTCCGTCCAGCCACGCCCGCGGACCGACCGGCGATCCGGGATATCGCCCGGCGGTCGCTGCAGACGTCGTACTCGCTGAGCCCGCAGGCGATCACCAGCGCGATCGAGGAGTGGTACACCGAAGACAACCTGTGTGACCGACTGAACGACGGGGACCGGCTCCTTCTCGTCGCCGAGCGCGACGGCCAGGTCGTCGGCTTCTCGGAGAGCACCCTCGAAGACGCGGTCGTCTTCGACGACACCGACTCCCAGCAGAAAGCGATGTTGCTGTGGCTGCACGTCGACCCGTCCTATCGTGGAGAGAGGATCGGCACGGACCTGTTCGAGGCGACCCGCGAGCGCCTTCGCGAACGCGGCGCGAGCACGATCCAGGGCCGGGTCCTCGCGGAGAACAGCGAGGGTAACGGGTTCTTCGAGCGGTTGGGATTCCAGCGAGTCGGTCGCCGCGACGTCGAGATCGCCAGCCGGACGCACGTCGAGAACATCTACGTCGAGGAGCCGTCGGGGCTCACCGCCTGTGAAACGTCGGCCGGGGAGACCGTCTACGTCGATCGCGACGACGCCGAACGGGGATCGCTAGGGCCGTTCTATCCCGTCTACGCCGACCAGACTCGGGGCGAACGCTACGGCTACTACTGCGGGAGTTGCAAACAGCTCGCAAACGCAATGGACGCGATGGGCCGCATCGAGTGTGACGACTGCGGCAACAGTCGCAAGCCCACTCGCTGGGACGCGGCGTACATGTGA
- a CDS encoding HD domain-containing protein: MGVEIKESPVTDAEFEAMKQFVRDYLTASVESEEEGGRMRWYPWHSATYRFNHIMNVVELAGEIARREGADVDVTRVAALFHDVAKLEAEQDRHAEVGAKVAKEYLTTHGDYPQSFVEQVVDAVRDHSYQGDLTDLPLETQCLIEADILDKVGANGATLLLLRMGYESRTHMDAAEMVGRVLERGRDARDRVRSDAAESVAHRRLKRVKWLKEWLEEEVTNMDEGGGFETDEPESAKR; the protein is encoded by the coding sequence GTGGGTGTCGAGATTAAGGAGTCGCCGGTCACGGACGCCGAATTCGAGGCGATGAAGCAGTTCGTCCGGGACTACCTCACGGCAAGCGTCGAGAGCGAAGAGGAAGGTGGGCGTATGCGATGGTATCCCTGGCACTCGGCGACGTATCGGTTCAACCACATCATGAACGTCGTCGAACTCGCCGGGGAGATCGCGCGCCGGGAAGGCGCGGACGTCGACGTGACGCGCGTGGCAGCGCTGTTTCACGACGTCGCCAAGCTCGAGGCCGAGCAGGACCGCCACGCCGAAGTCGGCGCAAAGGTCGCCAAAGAGTATCTGACGACTCACGGCGACTACCCCCAGTCGTTCGTCGAGCAGGTCGTCGACGCCGTGCGCGACCACTCCTACCAGGGCGACCTGACGGATTTGCCCCTCGAAACCCAGTGTCTCATCGAGGCCGACATCCTGGACAAGGTCGGTGCCAACGGTGCGACGCTGCTGTTGTTGCGGATGGGGTACGAATCACGGACGCATATGGACGCCGCCGAGATGGTCGGCCGGGTGCTCGAACGCGGTCGAGACGCCCGCGATCGCGTCCGCAGCGACGCCGCCGAGAGCGTCGCCCACCGGCGACTCAAGCGCGTGAAATGGCTCAAGGAGTGGCTCGAAGAGGAAGTCACGAACATGGACGAAGGCGGTGGGTTCGAGACCGACGAACCCGAGTCGGCGAAGCGATGA
- a CDS encoding LysE family translocator, giving the protein MGLFETVATAGAGVVFGLALAAPPGPMNAVIAEESVVRGWRAGFTAGLGAMVADACFLVLSLLGAVAVVRRSATLQGVMVGVGGLLLWYFAYDAVRDLSVTFQGDGAASNGRGFLKAFTLAITNPYQIVFWLTVGVGLLDPGRIDVLATALSPESPLAGRLIVQTGTPLLIAGLFAGIVIWIVAFPAALVAGRERVDRFAPAVAALSAIAFAGFGALFVLDAVQTLL; this is encoded by the coding sequence ATGGGTCTCTTCGAAACTGTCGCGACCGCAGGCGCGGGCGTCGTCTTCGGGCTCGCACTGGCCGCGCCGCCGGGGCCGATGAACGCGGTCATCGCCGAGGAGAGCGTCGTCCGGGGCTGGCGTGCGGGGTTCACCGCCGGGCTCGGTGCGATGGTCGCCGACGCGTGCTTTCTCGTGTTGTCGTTGCTCGGAGCCGTGGCAGTCGTCCGGCGGTCGGCCACGCTGCAGGGCGTCATGGTCGGGGTCGGTGGCCTCCTGCTGTGGTATTTCGCCTACGACGCCGTCCGTGACCTCTCGGTGACGTTCCAGGGAGACGGAGCGGCGTCGAACGGGCGCGGCTTTCTGAAGGCGTTCACGCTCGCGATAACCAACCCCTATCAGATCGTCTTCTGGCTCACCGTCGGGGTCGGCCTGCTCGACCCGGGCCGGATCGACGTACTCGCGACGGCGCTGTCTCCGGAGTCGCCACTGGCCGGGCGGCTGATCGTACAGACCGGGACGCCGCTTTTGATTGCCGGGCTGTTCGCCGGAATCGTTATCTGGATCGTCGCGTTCCCGGCGGCGCTGGTCGCCGGACGCGAGCGCGTCGACCGCTTCGCTCCGGCTGTGGCAGCACTCAGCGCGATCGCGTTCGCAGGGTTCGGCGCTTTGTTCGTCCTCGACGCGGTACAGACACTGCTGTGA